One window of the Bos indicus isolate NIAB-ARS_2022 breed Sahiwal x Tharparkar chromosome 15, NIAB-ARS_B.indTharparkar_mat_pri_1.0, whole genome shotgun sequence genome contains the following:
- the LRRC32 gene encoding transforming growth factor beta activator LRRC32: MSHQILLLLAVLTLGLATSQHRDKVPCRKVDKEVWCQGRGLLQVPSVLSRDIEVLNLSRNQLRSILALPLGFYTALRHLDLSANEISFLQPGVFQALPHLEHLNLAHNHLAVGTALNTGGLGPLLHLTSLDLSGNSLYSGLVEQLLGEAPALRTLSLAENSLTRLGRRTFLSTPALERLDLHSNVLMDIEDGAFEALPRLVHLNLSRNSLTCISDFSLQQLRVLDLSCNSIEAFQTAEPRAEYQLAWLDLRENKLLHFPDLSALPRLIYLNASNNLIRLPAEPPRGGAEGLHAPSEGWSSLPLSNPSRNTSTQPLSQLLNLDLSYNEIELVPEGFLEPLTSLRSLNLSRNCLRAFEAQPGSLPCLTLLDISHNALETLELGARALGSLRTLLLQDNALRDLPLYTFTSLASLQRLNLQGNRLSPCGGPAEPGPSGCVAFSGISSLRVLNLADNEMEILQAGAFLHTPLAELDLSSNPGLDVAPGALAGLEGSLEVLALQGNGLAVLQVDLPCFSCLKRLNLAENRLSRLPAWTQAVSLEVLDLRNNSFSLLPGSAMGGLENSLRRLYLQGNPLSCCGNGWLAAQLHQGRVDVDATQDLICRFGSQEEVSLSHVRPEDCEKGGLKNINLIIILTFAVVSAILLTTLATCCCVRRQKFSQQYKA, from the exons ATGAGCCACCAGATTCTGCTGCTTCTGGCCGTGCTGACCCTGGGCCTGGCTACCTCCCAACACCGAGACAAGGTGCCCTGTAGGAAG gtggacaaggaggtctggtgCCAGGGCCGTGGCCTGCTCCAGGTCCCCTCGGTGCTCTCACGGGACATCGAGGTCCTCAACTTATCTAGGAACCAGCTGCGGAGCATCCTGGCCTTGCCCCTGGGCTTCTACACGGCACTTCGTCACCTGGACCTGAGCGCCAACGAGATCAGCTTCCTCCAGCCAGGGGTCTTCCAGGCCCTGCCCCACCTGGAGCACCTCAACCTGGCCCACAACCACCTGGCGGTGGGCACAGCGCTGAATACTGGGGGACTGGGCCCCCTGCTGCACCTGACGTCCTTGGACCTGTCGGGGAACAGCCTGTACAGCGGCCTGGTGGAGCAGCTGCTGGGGGAGGCGCCCGCCCTGCGCACTCTCTCACTGGCGGAGAACAGCCTGACGCGCCTGGGCCGCCGCACCTTCTTGAGCACACCCGCGCTGGAGCGGCTGGACCTTCACAGCAACGTGCTGATGGACATCGAAGACGGTGCCTTTGAGGCCTTGCCCCGCCTGGTGCACCTCAACCTCTCCAGGAACTCCCTCACCTGCATCTCCGATTTCAGCCTCCAGCAGCTGCGCGTCCTGGATCTGAGCTGCAACAGTATTGAGGCCTTTCAGACGGCGGAGCCGAGGGCCGAGTACCAGCTCGCCTGGCTCGACCTGCGGGAGAACAAACTGCTCCACTTTCCCGACCTGAGCGCACTCCCGAGACTCATTTACCTGAACGCGTCCAACAACCTCATCCGGCTCCCTGCGGAGCCACCCCGGGGTGGAGCCGAGGGCCTCCATGCGCCTTCCGAGGGCTGGTCATCCTTGCCCCTCTCCAACCCCAGCCGCAATACCAGCACCCAACCCCTCTCCCAGCTCTTGAATCTGGATTTGAGCTACAATGAGATTGAGCTCGTCCCGGAGGGCTTTCTTGAGCCCCTGACCTCACTGCGCTCCCTGAACCTCAGCCGGAACTGTTTGCGGGCCTTTGAGGCCCAGCCCGGCTCCCTGCCCTGCCTGACGCTTCTGGACATCAGCCACAATGCGCTGGAGACTCTGGAGCTGGGCGCCAGGGCCCTGGGGTCCCTGCGGACGCTGCTTTTACAGGACAATGCCCTGCGGGACCTGCCCCTGTACACCTTCACCAGCCTGGCCAGTCTGCAGAGGCTTAACTTGCAGGGGAACCGGCTCAGCCCCTGCGGGGGCCCAGCTGAACCTGGACCCTCGGGTTGCGTGGCCTTCTCTGGTATCTCCTCCCTCCGTGTCCTGAACCTGGCGGACAATGAGATGGAGATACTGCAGGCAGGTGCCTTCCTCCACACGCCACTGGCCGAGCTGGACCTCTCCTCTAACCCTGGGCTGGATGTGGCCCCAGGGGCCTTGGCGGGCCTGGAGGGCTCCTTGGAGGTCCTGGCCCTGCAGGGCAATGGGCTGGCCGTCCTGCAGGTGGACCTGCCCTGCTTCAGCTGCCTCAAGCGGCTCAATCTGGCTGAGAACCGCCTGAGCCGCCTACCTGCCTGGACACAGGCCGTGTCCCTGGAGGTGCTGGATCTGAGGAACAACAGCTTCAGCCTCCTTCCGGGCAGTGCCATGGGCGGCCTGGAAAACAGCCTGCGGCGCCTCTACCTGCAGGGGAACCCGCTCAGCTGCTGCGGCAATGGCTGGCTGGCGGCCCAGCTGCACCAGGGCCGTGTGGACGTGGATGCCACCCAGGACCTGATCTGCCGCTTTGGCTCTCAGGAGGAGGTGTCCCTGAGTCACGTGCGTCCCGAGGACTGTGAGAAGGGGGGTCTCAAGAATATCAACCTCATCATCATTCTCACCTTTGCAGTGGTGTCCGCCATCCTGCTCACCACGCTGGCCACCTGCTGCTGTGTGCGGCGGCAGAAGTTCAGCCAACAGTACAAAGCCTAG